Proteins encoded together in one Epinephelus moara isolate mb chromosome 2, YSFRI_EMoa_1.0, whole genome shotgun sequence window:
- the LOC126401529 gene encoding extracellular calcium-sensing receptor-like — protein sequence MYKPLPLQCTRLHFRGFQYAQAMRFAIEEINNRTDLLPGISLGYKIYDACRSIARAVRVTLALANGNEELSASLEPPSCTRPAQVQAVIGETSSSPSMAIATVIGPFHIPVISHFATCACLSDKTKYPSFLRTIPSDDYQSRALAQLVKHFGWTWVGAIRTNDDYGNNGMAIFTETAQQLGICLEYSVSLFRTDPPDKIQKIVDIIKASTSKVIVAFLSAGDILVLIHKMSQHNLTGYQWVGSEGWIFDPKTATMDKYHILDGAIGLSIPKAHVSGMREFMLDIKPLNSSGNEMFTEFWEKLFSCKFKQSKLAAENQRECTGHEDLTGVQNSFTDMSLMPIFNNVYKGVYAVAHALHSMLSCSKTCNNKVQLDPYTILQHIKRIHFKTKEGEEVYFNENGDPAAKYEIINWQPTENGIVDFVTVGFYDASLPADKQLNLQNKSLIWANNSQRVPVSVCSEKCPPGTRKVLQKGKPVCCYDCFRCAKGEISNNTDSITCVQCHPEFWSNKRRDACVKKEAEFLSYKEIMGALLTAASLLGTCITAVVAFIFFRYRKTPIVRANNSELSFLLLFSLTLCFLCSLTFIGRPSEWSCMLRHTVFGITFVLCISCVLGKTIVVLMAFRATLPGSNVMKWFGPALQRLAVLAFTFVQVIICIVWLTISPPFPFKNFKQFKDKIILECTLGSAVGFWAVLGYIGLLAMFCFILAFLARKLPDNFNEAKFITFSMLIFCAVWITFIPAYVSSPGKFSVAVEIFAILASSFGLLICIFFPKCYIILLKPEKNKKKDMMGKGASKSTEAEELVCRRRGNPENPQLFKDGDIFFGGIFSFHSTWKDGQDNYMHKPLPLQCTRLHFRGFQYAQAMLFAIEEINNRTDLLPGISLGYKIYDVCGSISRGVRVTLALANGNEVLSAPSATPCTRPAQVQAIIGETSSSPSMAIATVIGPFHIPMISHFATCACLSDKTKYPSFLRTIPSDSYQSRALAQLVKHFGWTWVGAVRTNDDYGNNGMATFTETAQQLGICLEYSVSFFRTDPPDKIQKIIDIINASTSKVIVTFLSPTDIDLLIEKFSHRNLTGYQWVGSEAWIFDPETAAMDKHHILDGAIGLSIPKAHVSGMREFILDVKLLNSSTNELFTEFWETLFSCKFKQSKFSAENQRECTGHEDLTGVQSSFTDMSLMPIFNNVYKGVYAVAHALHSILSCNKTCNMKVHLEPYTILQHIKRIHFKTKEGEEVYFNENGDPAAKYEIINWQPTENGIVDFVTVGFYDASLPADKQLNLQNKSLIWVPVSVCSGKCPPGTRKVLQKGKPVCCYDCLRCAEGEISNITDSITCVQCHPEFWSNDRRDACVKKEAEFLSYEEIMGALLTAASLLGTCITAVVAFIFFRYRKTPIVRANNSELSFLLLFSLTLCFLCSLTFIGRPSEWSCMLRHTAFGITFVLCISCVLGKTIVVLMAFRATLPGSNVMKWFGPAQQKLSVLGFTLIQVIICILWLTISPPFPFKNFKEYQDKIILECALGSAVGFWAVLGYIGLLAMLCFILAFLARKLPDNFNEAKFITFSMLIFCAVWITFIPAYVSSPGKFSVAVEIFAILASSFGLLISIFVPKCYVILLKPEKNTKKNLMGKGAPKSF from the exons ATGTACAAGCCACTGCCACTGCAATGCACCAG ATTGCATTTCAGAGGTTTCCAGTATGCCCAGGCTATGCGCTTTGCCATAGAGGAGATTAATAACAGAACAGACCTGCTGCCTGGCATTTCTCTGGGCTATAAGATCTATGATGCTTGTCGCTCCATTGCCAGAGCTGTGAGGGTTACCCTGGCTTTGGCTAATGGCAATGAGGAGTTATCTGCATCCTTAGAACCACCATCTTGTACCAGACCAGCCCAAGTGCAGGCCGTTATAGGAGagacctcttcctctccttccatGGCTATAGCCACTGTAATTGGACCCTTTCATATCCCAGTG atcaGCCACTTTGCCACTTGTGCTTGCCTTAGTGATAAAACCAAGTACCCATCCTTCCTCAGGACAATACCTAGTGACGACTACCAGAGCAGAGCCCTGGCACAGTTGGTCAAGCACTTTGGTTGGACTTGGGTTGGAGCTATTAGAACAAATGATGATTATGGGAACAATGGCATGGCTATATTCACAGAAACAGCCCAGCAGCTGGGCATCTGTCTGGAGTactctgtgtctttgtttaGAACAGATCCACcagacaaaatacaaaagatAGTTGACATTATCAAGGCTTCCACTTCCAAGGTGATTGTCGCTTTCCTCTCCGCCGGTGATATTCTTGTACTAATACACAAGATGTCTCAACACAACTTGACTGGGTACCAGTGGGTCGGTAGTGAGGGCTGGATCTTTGATCCCAAAACTGCAACCATGGATAAGTATCACATTCTGGATGGTGCCATAGGCCTGTCCATCCCCAAAGCACATGTCAGTGGCATGAGAGAGTTCATGTTGGATATTAAGCCTCTCAATTCATCCGGTAATGAAATGTTTACAGAGTTTTGGGAGAAATTATTCAGCTGTAAGTTCAAGCAGTCAAAGTTGGCTGCAGAGAATCAGAGAGAATGTACTGGACATGAGGATCTGACTGGAGTGCAGAACAGCTTCACTGATATGTCGCTCATGCCTATCTTTAACAATGTCTATAAAGGAGTGTATGCTGTGGCCCATGCACTGCATAGTATGCTCAGCTGCAGTAAGACATGTAACAACAAAGTGCAGCTAGATCCATATACG ATTTTACAACACATAAAAAGgattcatttcaaaacaaaggaaggagaggaagttTACTTTAATGAGAATGGAGACCCAGCAGCAAAGTATGAAATTATAAACTGGCAGCCAACAGAAAATGGTATTGTGGACTTTGTCACAGTTGGTTTCTATGATGCATCTTTACCTGCAGACAAACAGTTGAATCTGCAAAATAAGTCTTTAATTTGGGCAAACAACTCACAACGG gtgCCTGTGTCAGTTTGCAGTGAGAAGTGTCCTCCAGGAACTCGCAAGGTTCTGCAGAAAGGAAAGCCTGTCTGCTGCTATGACTGTTTCAGATGTGCAAAGGGAGAGATAAGCAACAATACAG ATTCTATCACCTGTGTGCAATGCCACCCTGAGTTCTGGTCAAATAAGAGAAGAGATGCCTGTGTAAAGAAGGAGGCAGAGTTTCTATCATATAAAGAGATTATGGGAGCACTGCTCACTGCAGCGTCCTTACTGGGAACATGCATCACTGCTGTTGTGGCATTCATTTTCTTCAGATACAGGAAAACTCCTATTGTTAGGGCCAACAACTCTGAGCTGAGCTTCCTGCTGCTCTTCTCCTTgactctgtgtttcctgtgttctcTGACCTTCATCGGCCGGCCCTCTGAGTGGTCCTGCATGCTGCGACACACAGTATTTGGCATCACCTTTGTCCTCTGTATCTCATGTGTTCTGGGGAAAACTATAGTGGTGTTAATGGCCTTCAGGGCAACACTTCCTGGTAGTAATGTGATGAAATGGTTTGGGCCTGCACTACAGAG GCTCGCTGTTCTGGCATTCACTTTTGTACAAGTTATCATATGTATCGTCTGGTTAACAATTTCACCTCCTTTTCCATTCAAGAACTTTAAACagtttaaagacaaaattatttTAGAGTGCACTCTGGGTTCAGCTGTAGGCTTTTGGGCTGTGCTTGGGTACATTGGACTTCTGGCCATGTTCTGTTTTATTCTTGCTTTTCTGGCTCGGAAACTCCCTGATAATTTCAATGAAGCCAAATTTATCACTTTTAGCATGCTGATATTCTGTGCAGTATGGATCACCTTTATTCCAGCATATGTCAGCTCCCCTGGGAAgttcagtgttgctgtggagatATTTGCTATTCTGGCCTCCAGTTTTGGACTgctcatttgtatttttttcccaaaatgttataTTATCTTACTGAAAcctgaaaagaacaaaaaaaaagatatgatgGGGAAGGGGGcatcaaa GTCCACAGAG GCTGAGGAGCTGGTGTGCAGGCGAAGAGGGAATCCAGAGAACCCCCAGCTATTTAAGGATGGAGACATTTTCTTCGGGGGAATCTTCTCTTTCCATAGCACATGGAAAGACGGACAGGACAACTACATGCACAAGCCACTTCCACTGCAGTGCACCAG ATTGCATTTCAGAGGTTTCCAGTATGCCCAGGCTATGCTCTTTGCCATAGAGGAGATTAATAACAGAACAGACCTGCTGCCTGGCATCTCTTTGGGCTATAAGATCTATGATGTCTGTGGCTCCATTTCCAGAGGTGTGAGGGTTACACTGGCTTTGGCTAATGGTAATGAGGTGTTATCTGCACCCTCAGCTACACCATGTACCAGACCAGCCCAAGTGCAGGCCATTATTGGAGAGACCTCTTCGTCTCCCTCCATGGCTATAGCCACTGTAATCGGACCCTTTCATATCCCAATG ATCAGCCACTTTGCAACTTGTGCTTGTCTTAGTGATAAAACCAAGTACCCATCCTTCCTCAGGACAATACCCAGTGACAGCTACCAGAGCAGAGCCCTGGCACAGTTGGTCAAGCACTTTGGTTGGACTTGGGTTGGAGCTGTGAGAACTAATGATGATTATGGGAACAATGGCATGGCCACATTTACAGAAACAGCCCAGCAGCTGGGCATCTGTCTGGAGtactctgtgtctttttttagaaCAGATCCACcagacaaaatacaaaagatAATTGACATTATCAACGCTTCCACTTCCAAGGTGATTGTCACTTTCCTCTCCCCAACTGATATTGATTTACTTATAGAAAAGTTTTCCCACCGCAACTTGACTGGGTACCAGTGGGTTGGTAGTGAGGCCTGGATCTTTGATCCTGAAACTGCAGCCATGGATAAGCATCACATTCTGGATGGTGCCATAGGCCTGTCCATCCCCAAAGCACATGTCAGTGGCATGAGAGAGTTCATATTGGATGTGAAGCTGCTCAATTCATCTACTAATGAATTGTTTACAGAGTTTTGGGAGACATTATTCAGCTGTAAGTTCAAGCAGTCAAAGTTTTCCGCAGAGAATCAGAGAGAATGTACTGGACATGAGGATCTGACTGGAGTGCAGAGCAGCTTCACTGATATGTCACTCATGCCTATCTTTAACAATGTCTATAAAGGAGTGTATGCTGTGGCCCACGCACTTCACAGCATTCTTAGttgtaacaaaacatgtaacatGAAGGTACATCTAGAGCCATATACG ATTTTACAACACATAAAAAGgattcatttcaaaacaaaggaaggagaggaagttTACTTTAATGAGAATGGAGACCCAGCAGCAAAGTATGAAATTATAAACTGGCAGCCAACAGAAAATGGTATTGTGGACTTTGTCACAGTTGGTTTTTATGATGCATCTTTAcctgcagacaaacagctgaATCTGCAAAATAAGTCTTTAATTTGG gtaCCTGTGTCAGTTTGCAGTGGGAAGTGTCCTCCAGGAACTCGCAAGGTTCTCCAGAAAGGAAAGCCTGTCTGCTGCTATGACTGTTTAAGATGTGCAGAGGGAGAAATAAGCAACATTACAG ATTCTATCACCTGTGTGCAATGCCACCCTGAGTTCTGGTCAAATGACAGAAGAGATGCCTGTGTAAAGAAGGAGGCAGAGTTTCTATCATATGAAGAGATAATGGGAGCACTGCTCACTGCAGCGTCCTTGCTGGGAACATGCATCACTGCTGTTGTGGCATTCATTTTCTTCAGATACAGGAAAACTCCTATTGTCAGGGCCAACAACTCTGAGCTGAGCTTCCTGCTGCTCTTCTCCTTgactctgtgtttcctgtgttctcTGACCTTCATCGGCCGGCCCTCTGAGTGGTCCTGCATGCTGCGACACACAGCATTTGGCATCACCTTTGTCCTCTGTATCTCATGTGTTCTGGGGAAAACTATAGTGGTGTTAATGGCCTTCAGGGCGACACTTCCTGGTAGTAATGTGATGAAATGGTTTGGGCCTGCACAGCAGAAACTCAGTGTTCTGGGTTTCACTCTTATACAAGTTATCATATGTATCCTCTGGTTAACAATTTCACCTCCTTTTCCATTCAAGAATTTTAAGGAATACCAGGACAAAATTATCTTAGAGTGTGCTCTGGGTTCAGCTGTAGGCTTTTGGGCAGTTCTTGGGTACATCGGACTTCTGGCCATGTTATGTTTCATTCTTGCTTTTCTGGCTCGGAAACTGCCTGATAATTTCAATGAAGCCAAATTTATCACTTTTAGCATGCTGATATTCTGTGCAGTATGGATCACCTTTATTCCAGCATATGTCAGCTCCCCTGGGAAgttcagtgttgctgtggagatATTTGCTATTCTGGCCTCCAGTTTTGGACTGCTCATTAGTATTTTTGTTCCGAAATGTTATGTTATCTTATTGAAACcagagaaaaatacaaaaaagaattTAATGGGCAAGGGAGCACCAAAATCCTTCTGA